A genomic region of Miscanthus floridulus cultivar M001 chromosome 3, ASM1932011v1, whole genome shotgun sequence contains the following coding sequences:
- the LOC136546929 gene encoding probable mixed-linked glucan synthase 3 has product MSSLPVPGAGGAASEHDAAAGLREPLLANDGGFHDGALAAVVVANYAHGGGSRAKEKDAVKAKDGYWVDVHHQPAMADVESGGGDRPLLFSNKKVMAALLYPYRVLILVRLVAVILFIAWRIKHNNSDVMWFWVTSVVGDVWFALSWLLYQLPKFSPIKRTPDLAALRQHYDDLLSDGGGGGSILPGIDVFVTTADPVSEPVLYTMNCVLSILATDYPVDRLTCYLTDDSGALVLYEALVEAASFAALWVPFCRKHSVEPRAPEGYFQLEGMIYNGRSPGEFMNDYRHVQREYEELKARLEMLPSTIKERSDVYNSMKAKEGAAHATWMANGTQWPGTWIEPAENHRKGDHSGIVKIVQNHPSCERPPPAEGGNNINPGLNFDGVDTRLPMVVYVSREKSPGREHNKKAGNLNAQLRVSALLSNAPFTINFDCDHYINNSQALRAAMCFMLDAREGDSTGFVQFPQRFENVDPTDRYGNHNRVFFDGAMYALNGLQGPTYLGTGCMFRRLALYGVHPPRWRSDEDITVDSDKFGNSVLFLNSVLAALKQERRIAPPELDEAFLAEMTMVVSSSYDQGTHWGSSVGYIYNIATEDIVTGYRIHGQGWRSMYCSMEREAFQGTAPINLTERLYQIVRWSGGSMEVFFSPYNPLLSGRRLHLLQRAAYLNFTIYPVTSVFVLLYAFCPVMWLIPAEIIIQRPFTSYVLYLVVVVGLIHTIGVFEIKWAGITWNDWWRNEQFFMIASMSAYPTAVLHMVVKPITGKGIHFKVTSKQTTTTAADDDGDDRYADMYEMRWVPMLIPPAVVLFSNVMAIGVALGKAVVYNGAWSAVQKRHAALGILFNVWIMVLLYPFGLAVMGRWSKKPGILFVLLPLAFVVIAVVYIGVHSFLVKFLPFMVI; this is encoded by the exons ATGTCGTCCTTGCCGGTGCCCGGCGCCGGCGGTGCTGCTAGCGAGcacgacgccgccgccggcctcaGAGAGCCGCTGCTCGCGAACGACGGCGGGTTTCACGACGGAGCTCTGGCCGCGGTGGTCGTGGCCAATTATGCGCACGGCGGCGGGAGCAGGGCCAAGGAGAAGGACGCCGTGAAGGCCAAGGACGGGTACTGGGTGGACGTCCACCAccaaccggccatggcggacgtggagagcggcggcggcgaccgtcCGCTTCTCTTCTCTAACAAGAAGGTCATGGCGGCCCTCCTCTACCCGTACAG GGTACTGATTTTGGTACGCCTCGTCGCCGTCATCCTATTCATCGCCTGGCGCATCAAGCACAACAACTCCGACGTCATGTGGTTCTGGGTGACCTCCGTCGTCGGCGACGTCTGGTTCGCCCTGTCGTGGCTGCTCTACCAACTCCCAAAGTTCAGCCCCATCAAACGGACACCCGACCTCGCCGCGCTCCGGCAGCACTACGACGACCTCCtctccgacggcggcggcggcggctccatcCTCCCGGGCATCGACGTCTTCGTCACCACCGCCGACCCCGTGAGCGAGCCGGTGCTGTACACCATGAACTGCGTGCTCTCCATCCTGGCCACCGACTACCCCGTGGACCGGCTCACGTGCTACCTGACCGACGACAGTGGCGCGCTGGTCCTGTACGAGGCGCTGGTCGAGGCCGCGAGCTTCGCCGCCCTGTGGGTGCCCTTCTGCCGGAAGCACTCCGTCGAGCCGAGAGCGCCGGAGGGCTACTTCCAGCTGGAGGGGATGATCTACAACGGGAGGTCGCCGGGTGAGTTCATGAATGACTATAGGCATGTGCAGAGGGAGTACGAGGAGCTGAAGGCGAGGCTGGAGATGCTCCCTAGCACCATCAAGGAGAGGTCAGATGTGTACAACAGCATGAAAGCAAAGGAAGGGGCTGCACATGCGACTTGGATGGCTAATGGCACGCAGTGGCCAGGCACTTGGATTGAGCCAGCAGAAAACCACAGGAAAGGAGACCATTCTGGCATTGTCAAG ATTGTGCAAAACCACCCGAGCTGTGAGCGGCCTCCTCCAGCAGAGGGCGGCAACAACATCAACCCCGGCCTCAACTTTGACGGGGTGGACACTCGGCTCCCGATGGTCGTGTACGTGTCCCGCGAGAAGAGCCCGGGCCGCGAGCACAACAAGAAGGCGGGCAACCTGAACGCGCAGCTGCGCGTGTCGGCGCTGCTCTCCAACGCGCCCTTCACCATCAACTTCGACTGCGACCACTACATCAACAACTCGCAGGCGCTGCGAGCGGCCATGTGCTTCATGCTGGACGCGAGGGAGGGCGACAGCACCGGCTTCGTCCAGTTCCCGCAGCGGTTCGAGAACGTCGACCCCACGGACCGGTACGGCAACCACAACAGGGTCTTCTTCGACGGCGCCATGTACGCGCTCAACGGCCTCCAGGGGCCGACGTACCTCGGCACCGGCTGCATGTTCCGACGCCTCGCCCTCTACGGCGTCCACCCGCCTCGCTGGAGATCCGACGAGGACATCACGGTTGACAGCGACAAGTTCGGTAACTCCGTGCTCTTCTTGAACTCGGTCTTGGCAGCTCTGAAGCAGGAGCGCCGCATCGCGCCTCCTGAGCTAGACGAGGCGTTCCTCGCCGAGATGACCATGGTCGTGTCGTCGTCGTACGACCAAGGGACGCACTGGGGCAGCAGCGTTGGGTACATATACAACATTGCAACCGAGGACATAGTGACCGGCTATCGCATCCACGGGCAAGGGTGGCGCTCCATGTACTGCAGCATGGAGCGTGAGGCCTTCCAAGGCACTGCACCGATCAACCTCACCGAGCGCCTCTACCAGATCGTCCGGTGGTCCGGTGGATCCATGGAGGTGTTCTTCTCCCCTTACAACCCGCTGCTCTCCGGCCGCCGTCTGCACCTCCTGCAGCGGGCGGCGTACCTGAACTTCACCATCTACCCGGTCACGTCCGTCTTCGTCCTGCTCTACGCCTTCTGTCCGGTGATGTGGCTGATCCCGGCTGAAATCATCATTCAGAGGCCGTTCACTAGCTACGTGCtgtacctcgtcgtcgtcgtcggcctaATCCACACCATCGGCGTCTTCGAGATAAAGTGGGCAGGGATCACGTGGAACGACTGGTGGCGCAACGAGCAGTTCTTCATGATCGCCTCCATGAGCGCGTACCCGACGGCGGTGCTGCACATGGTGGTGAAGCCCATCACGGGGAAGGGCATCCACTTCAAGGTCACCTCGAAgcagacgacgacgacggcagctgacgacgacggcgacgacagGTACGCCGACATGTACGAGATGCGGTGGGTGCCCATGCTGATCCCGCCGGCGGTGGTGTTGTTCTCCAATGTCATGGCCATCGGCGTGGCTCTGGGCAAAGCGGTCGTGTACAACGGAGCGTGGTCTGCGGTGCAGAAGAGGCATGCGGCGCTGGGTATTCTCTTCAACGTGTGGATCATGGTGCTCCTCTATCCTTTTGGGTTGGCGGTTATGGGCCGGTGGAGCAAGAAACCTGGCATCCTCTTCGTCTTGTTGCCGCTGGCATTTGTGGTCATTGCAGTTGTGTACATTGGTGTTCATTCTTTTCTTGTCAAATTTCTTCCATTTATGGTGATATAG